The proteins below are encoded in one region of Coriobacteriia bacterium:
- a CDS encoding Maf family protein: protein MAAPATPESAHPDSQNRAGTVPMLLASQSPRRRRLLEWLELPFQCAAVDTPESLDTPLAADPPALAVSLAAEKAAEARAQGLGAGALVLCFDTIVVLDEAVLGKPADVYDAWRMLRALSGRTHQVVTGIALLAPDVDEPRVLAVTTDVEMKSLTDADIQEWMAHGTFLGCAGAYNIEAQVAEVTVDECYQNVAGLPLCHLCAMLARDERLRAWLPGEPAVPIAACDAALGRACRLGPQVVDAAG from the coding sequence ATGGCTGCCCCGGCTACACCTGAATCGGCACATCCCGACTCGCAGAACCGTGCGGGCACAGTGCCGATGCTGCTCGCATCGCAGTCGCCACGACGCCGACGCCTCCTCGAGTGGCTGGAGCTGCCGTTCCAGTGCGCGGCCGTCGACACTCCCGAGTCGCTCGACACGCCGCTCGCAGCCGACCCTCCCGCGCTCGCCGTCTCACTCGCCGCCGAGAAGGCCGCCGAGGCCCGCGCGCAGGGGTTGGGCGCGGGCGCGCTGGTGCTGTGCTTCGACACGATCGTGGTGCTCGACGAGGCGGTGCTGGGCAAGCCCGCCGACGTGTACGACGCCTGGCGGATGCTGCGCGCGCTGTCCGGCCGCACGCACCAGGTGGTGACCGGCATCGCGCTGCTCGCGCCCGACGTCGACGAGCCCCGGGTACTGGCGGTGACCACGGATGTCGAGATGAAGTCGCTGACCGACGCCGACATCCAGGAGTGGATGGCTCACGGCACGTTCCTTGGCTGCGCCGGCGCCTACAACATCGAGGCGCAGGTCGCCGAGGTTACCGTCGACGAGTGCTACCAGAACGTGGCTGGCCTGCCGCTGTGCCACCTCTGCGCGATGCTCGCGCGCGACGAGCGCCTGCGCGCGTGGCTCCCGGGCGAGCCGGCAGTACCGATCGCGGCGTGCGACGCTGCGCTGGGGCGGGCGTGCCGGCTAGGGCCGCAGGTCGTGGATGCAGCTGGCTGA